AGGGACAAACAAGCGATCGCACCGTTTCGACCCGGCGGTTGTTCCACACCGTGCTGACGGCCGCTGGTTTGGCGAGTGAGGCAGAAGCCGCCCTGAGCCTGTTTCAGGAACTGAGCGCTACACCAGCCGCTGTTCCTGTCTTCTCCGAAGCCATTCCTCCCCAAAATGTGTTGAATCTGCTGCAAAAACGTCAGCCGGATCTGGTGCGCGATCGCGCCTGTGATCAACCGCGCCGCGCCGTCTGGGTGGGGCACCATAAGCTGATTGAAACCGGCGATACCCAGCTTGAGCTATACGATTGCCTCGACGATCCTGGGGAAAGCCTGAACCTCAGCAGCATTCTGCCGGAAAATGTAGAGGTGCTGCAAGACTGCCTCCAGTCCTTTGCGGGCACGATGACCGCCACGGTTACCAACGAACGCGCGTCCGATTTTGATGATCCTGAGGTGCAGCGCCGTCTGCGCGACCTCGGCTACCTCGAAGATTAATAGTTCCTATTCTAGGCATCATGTATCCACCCGTTGATCCAATTTTGTTTGAGTTTGGCCCCATTGCCGTGCGCTGGTATGGGCTGCTGATGGTCAGCGCCATTTTCATCGGTGCCCAGGTTGCTAGCCAACAGGTGAAACGCCAAGGACAAGATCCCGATGACTTTTGGGACATGCTGATCTGGATTGTCATTCCTGGCTTTATTGGGGCGCGACTGTACTATGTGTTCATCCAGTCCCCCCGTGGCCCCCAGGGTTTGGGCTATTACCTCGATCATCCCGGTGAAATTCTTAAAGTATGGAGCGGCGGCATCCACATTTTTGGGGGATTTATCTTTGGCACCATCGCCCTGTGGCTGTTCACCAAAATTCGTCACTTACCGGCGCTGGTCTTCCTGGATGCGATCGCCCTGGCTCTGCCCCTGGCCCAAGCCATTGGCCGCTGGGGAAATTTT
This is a stretch of genomic DNA from Candidatus Obscuribacterales bacterium. It encodes these proteins:
- the lgt gene encoding prolipoprotein diacylglyceryl transferase encodes the protein MYPPVDPILFEFGPIAVRWYGLLMVSAIFIGAQVASQQVKRQGQDPDDFWDMLIWIVIPGFIGARLYYVFIQSPRGPQGLGYYLDHPGEILKVWSGGIHIFGGFIFGTIALWLFTKIRHLPALVFLDAIALALPLAQAIGRWGNFINQELYGPPTDLAWGLRIDPIHRIAPYNDLSAYPDSTRFHPLFLYESLWNALGFAIIFWLSRRFEKQWRPGDITLLYLIWYPLGRFFIEFLRTDSWFFAGTPFNVVHLLSAIAVVGSAAALYLRRRRPQAS